A single genomic interval of Halobacillus halophilus DSM 2266 harbors:
- the xerC gene encoding tyrosine recombinase XerC, translating into MEEFQTYKQMYLEYLQIEKNASPLTVENYSIDMDEFAKFLQAEQLKFVDCDYSSIRIYLSQLHANLLSRRTVSRKISSLRSFFRFLEREQMVTKNPFLNVSLPKEANPIPDFFYQEELKHLFTVSDKKNPLGQRNQALIELLYGTGIRVSEATRIELHDIDLSLSTLLVHGKGRKERYVPFGQFASQAMQSYIEDGRRVLQQKNSSPTPVLFLNSKGGPLTARGIRMILNKMVEDAALTVDIHPHKLRHSFATHMLNEGADLRSVQELLGHEHLSSTQIYTHVTKDRLRHVYMNSHPRANK; encoded by the coding sequence ATGGAAGAGTTTCAAACATATAAGCAGATGTATCTTGAGTACTTACAGATCGAAAAGAATGCATCGCCATTGACAGTGGAGAATTATTCTATTGATATGGATGAATTTGCAAAGTTTTTACAAGCGGAACAACTGAAATTTGTGGATTGTGACTATTCATCCATACGTATTTACTTATCACAACTACATGCAAATCTACTTTCTAGAAGAACGGTATCTAGAAAGATATCCAGCTTGAGAAGCTTTTTTCGGTTTCTTGAGCGGGAACAGATGGTTACAAAAAACCCTTTTCTAAATGTTTCACTTCCTAAGGAAGCCAATCCTATCCCTGATTTTTTCTATCAGGAGGAATTGAAGCATTTGTTTACGGTCAGCGATAAAAAAAATCCACTGGGACAGCGAAATCAAGCATTGATTGAATTATTATATGGTACTGGTATTCGGGTAAGCGAAGCGACCCGGATCGAACTGCACGATATAGATCTTTCTCTTTCTACTTTACTCGTGCACGGGAAAGGAAGAAAAGAAAGGTATGTACCTTTTGGGCAATTTGCCAGTCAGGCCATGCAATCCTATATAGAAGATGGAAGAAGAGTACTTCAGCAAAAGAACTCTAGTCCTACCCCTGTACTGTTTTTGAATTCTAAAGGAGGACCTTTAACGGCTCGAGGCATTCGGATGATTCTCAATAAAATGGTGGAAGATGCTGCGTTAACCGTGGATATTCATCCCCATAAACTAAGACATTCATTTGCTACCCATATGCTGAACGAAGGAGCCGATCTCCGCTCAGTACAGGAATTGCTTGGACATGAGCACTTATCTTCAACTCAGATTTATACCCATGTAACAAAAGATCGTTTGCGGCATGTTTATATGAACAGCCATCCAAGAGCAAATAAATGA
- the hslV gene encoding ATP-dependent protease subunit HslV, which yields MEQQFHATTIFAVQHNGQCAMSGDGQVTLGNQVVMKHKARKVRRLYNDQVLAGFAGSVADAFTLFEKFEGKLESFDGNLARASVELAKEWRSDRVLRKLEAMLIVMDRNHMFLVSGTGEVIEPDDGILAIGSGGNFALSAGRALKRYSPDQSAEQIAQAALEIAGEICVFTNDQIILEVLK from the coding sequence ATGGAACAACAATTTCACGCAACAACGATATTTGCTGTCCAGCATAATGGTCAGTGTGCGATGAGTGGAGATGGGCAGGTAACGCTTGGGAATCAGGTAGTCATGAAGCATAAAGCTCGAAAAGTAAGGCGCCTTTATAATGATCAAGTATTAGCAGGCTTTGCAGGATCTGTAGCAGATGCTTTTACCTTGTTTGAGAAATTCGAAGGAAAGCTAGAAAGCTTTGATGGCAACTTAGCAAGAGCCTCTGTGGAGCTTGCTAAGGAATGGCGTAGTGATCGAGTATTGCGAAAGCTTGAGGCCATGCTTATTGTCATGGATCGTAATCATATGTTTCTTGTTTCCGGTACTGGGGAAGTTATAGAACCGGATGATGGAATTCTGGCTATTGGATCCGGTGGTAATTTTGCTTTAAGTGCAGGTCGTGCCCTAAAGCGTTATTCACCTGATCAATCAGCTGAACAAATCGCTCAAGCTGCACTAGAAATAGCTGGAGAAATTTGTGTGTTTACAAATGATCAAATTATACTGGAAGTTCTCAAATAA
- the hslU gene encoding HslU--HslV peptidase ATPase subunit, with amino-acid sequence MSLNLTPKQIVEKLDQYIIGQNSAKKSVAIALRNRYRRMQLTGDIRDEIVPKNILMMGPTGVGKTEIARRLAKLVGAPFVKVEATKFTEVGYVGRDVESMVRDLVEMAVRMVKEEKMEEVKERAEEQANKRLVKLLVPSRKKQQNNFKNPLEMFFNQGDQQESEPQPNQEEKEIETKRSRIRQQLDLGELEDRMVTIEVEESQSSMFDMMQGSGMEQMGMNMQDAFSQFMPKKTKKRKLPVSEARKVLTQEEASKLVDMDEVGQEAVNKVEQSGMIFIDEIDKVAAKGDNQANVSREGVQRDILPIVEGSTIVTKYGAVSTDHILFIAAGAFHMAKPSDLIPELQGRFPIRVELNKLNVEDFRNILVEPSNALLKQYKALLEIEGIKVEFSDDAITRLAEIAHEVNQETDNIGARRLHTILEKLLEDLSFEAPDVTMETIEITPQYVDSKLSSIVKNKDLSRFIL; translated from the coding sequence ATGTCGTTGAATTTAACTCCTAAACAAATCGTAGAAAAGCTCGATCAATATATTATAGGGCAGAATAGCGCCAAAAAATCAGTTGCTATCGCGCTTAGAAATCGATACCGTCGTATGCAGCTCACTGGTGATATCCGTGATGAGATTGTACCTAAAAATATTCTTATGATGGGCCCTACCGGAGTCGGAAAAACAGAAATTGCACGCAGACTAGCCAAATTGGTAGGAGCACCTTTTGTGAAAGTGGAAGCCACGAAGTTTACTGAAGTCGGCTATGTAGGACGCGATGTTGAATCAATGGTTCGAGATCTTGTTGAAATGGCTGTTCGAATGGTTAAAGAAGAAAAAATGGAAGAAGTCAAGGAAAGGGCAGAAGAACAAGCCAATAAGCGTCTTGTAAAACTCCTTGTTCCTTCAAGGAAGAAGCAGCAGAATAATTTTAAAAACCCGCTGGAAATGTTTTTTAATCAGGGAGATCAGCAGGAAAGTGAACCACAGCCAAACCAGGAAGAAAAAGAAATCGAAACAAAGCGAAGCCGTATTCGTCAGCAGTTGGATTTGGGTGAACTTGAAGACCGTATGGTTACTATTGAAGTGGAAGAATCCCAATCCTCTATGTTTGACATGATGCAAGGATCAGGAATGGAACAAATGGGGATGAACATGCAGGATGCATTTAGTCAATTCATGCCTAAAAAAACCAAAAAAAGAAAGCTCCCCGTTTCTGAAGCACGCAAAGTCCTTACTCAGGAAGAAGCAAGTAAACTGGTGGATATGGATGAGGTAGGTCAGGAAGCCGTAAACAAAGTCGAACAGTCTGGTATGATTTTTATTGATGAAATCGATAAGGTTGCTGCAAAAGGGGACAATCAGGCTAATGTTTCCCGAGAAGGTGTTCAGCGTGATATTCTTCCGATTGTAGAAGGCTCGACGATTGTGACCAAATATGGTGCCGTTTCAACGGATCACATTTTATTTATAGCTGCTGGGGCTTTCCATATGGCCAAGCCTTCTGATCTGATTCCTGAGCTGCAGGGCAGATTTCCGATTCGTGTTGAACTTAATAAGCTCAACGTAGAGGACTTCCGAAACATTTTAGTGGAACCTTCCAATGCTTTATTGAAACAATATAAGGCTTTGTTGGAAATTGAAGGTATAAAGGTTGAATTTTCTGACGATGCTATTACTAGACTCGCAGAGATTGCCCATGAAGTGAATCAGGAGACGGATAATATTGGTGCGAGACGACTTCATACCATTTTGGAGAAGTTATTAGAGGACTTGTCATTTGAAGCACCAGATGTAACGATGGAAACCATTGAAATTACGCCACAATATGTTGACAGCAAACTGTCCTCTATTGTGAAAAATAAAGATCTAAGTCGTTTTATTTTATAG
- the codY gene encoding GTP-sensing pleiotropic transcriptional regulator CodY, translating to MKLLDRARRINAMLQKTTGKSVDFNDMSATMRDVIEANTFVLSRRGKLLGFAINQEIENERMKTMLTERQFPQEYTQNLFNIQETTPDIDIDSEYTAFPVENRELFEQGLTTIVPIIGGGQRLGTLILSRINRSFNDDDLLLAEYGATVVGMEILHEKTEEIEQEARSKAVVQMAISSLSYSELEAIEHIFEELEGNEGLLVASKIADRVGITRSVIVNALRKLESAGVIESRSLGMKGTYIKVLNNNFLVELQKLRTS from the coding sequence ATGAAATTATTAGACCGTGCCAGAAGAATCAACGCTATGCTTCAGAAAACTACAGGGAAATCGGTGGATTTTAATGATATGTCCGCCACAATGAGAGATGTGATCGAAGCGAATACATTTGTATTGAGCCGTCGAGGTAAACTTCTTGGTTTTGCTATTAATCAGGAAATTGAAAATGAGCGAATGAAGACGATGCTGACTGAACGTCAATTTCCACAAGAATACACTCAGAACTTATTTAATATCCAGGAAACAACCCCTGATATTGATATCGATAGTGAATATACGGCTTTCCCTGTAGAAAACCGAGAATTGTTTGAGCAGGGTTTGACTACGATTGTTCCGATCATCGGAGGAGGACAGCGATTAGGTACGTTAATTCTAAGTCGAATTAACCGAAGTTTTAACGACGATGATCTTCTGCTTGCTGAATATGGTGCAACCGTGGTTGGTATGGAAATCCTTCATGAGAAAACAGAGGAGATTGAACAGGAAGCTCGCAGTAAAGCCGTTGTTCAAATGGCGATTAGTTCTTTATCCTACAGTGAATTGGAAGCAATTGAGCACATTTTTGAAGAACTGGAAGGAAACGAAGGTCTGCTGGTTGCCAGTAAAATAGCGGATCGCGTAGGAATTACCCGTTCGGTAATTGTCAACGCTTTACGTAAGTTAGAAAGTGCTGGTGTTATTGAGTCTCGCTCTTTAGGTATGAAAGGAACGTATATTAAAGTCTTGAACAATAACTTCCTAGTGGAGCTTCAAAAACTTCGCACAAGTTAA
- the flgB gene encoding flagellar basal body rod protein FlgB → MKLFNDTFNTLEKSLNYASEKNRTISNNISNVDTPGYKAKDVVFKDHLNRAEASLSAKKTSHKHIDFPNKASVSYNTTTNNSTTYNHNGNNVDIDKEMSSLAQNQIYYQALADRMSGKFRSMESVIKGGN, encoded by the coding sequence CTGAAATTATTTAATGATACGTTTAACACATTAGAAAAGTCCTTAAATTATGCTTCAGAAAAGAACCGTACCATATCTAACAATATATCCAATGTGGATACTCCAGGCTACAAAGCTAAAGATGTTGTTTTTAAAGATCACTTAAACCGCGCTGAGGCTTCTCTATCAGCCAAAAAAACCAGTCACAAACATATCGATTTTCCTAATAAAGCATCCGTCTCCTACAATACAACCACAAACAATAGTACTACATATAACCACAATGGAAATAACGTCGACATTGATAAAGAAATGAGCAGCTTGGCTCAGAACCAGATATACTATCAAGCTTTGGCTGATCGCATGAGTGGTAAGTTCAGGAGCATGGAATCTGTAATTAAAGGAGGAAATTAA
- the flgC gene encoding flagellar basal body rod protein FlgC, protein MGIFDAMNTSASGLTAQRLRMDVVSSNVANANSTRAELNEEGEWEPYRRKMVVFEPEDKSFKSHLENASRLSTQSESSQGVKASKIAEDETPFKQVFNPDHPDANSEGYVQTPNVDPLQEMVDMMSATRSYEANVTSLNASKNMLMKALEIGR, encoded by the coding sequence ATGGGTATCTTTGATGCAATGAACACAAGTGCCAGTGGTTTGACGGCCCAGCGGCTGAGAATGGATGTAGTTTCCTCTAATGTGGCAAATGCAAACTCCACAAGAGCTGAACTTAATGAAGAGGGAGAATGGGAGCCTTATCGTAGGAAAATGGTCGTATTTGAACCAGAGGACAAAAGTTTTAAGTCTCACCTCGAAAATGCCTCCCGACTATCAACTCAATCCGAAAGCAGTCAGGGTGTAAAAGCTTCAAAGATTGCGGAGGATGAGACACCTTTCAAACAAGTGTTTAACCCGGACCATCCCGATGCTAATTCAGAAGGGTATGTCCAGACTCCTAACGTAGATCCTTTACAGGAAATGGTGGATATGATGAGTGCCACACGTTCTTATGAAGCTAATGTGACTTCTCTGAATGCCTCCAAAAATATGCTGATGAAAGCTCTGGAAATAGGAAGATAA
- the fliE gene encoding flagellar hook-basal body complex protein FliE, with protein sequence MPDLNTITGLPSIQSSTPSMNTVNSPAEAQVKFADQLKNAIDKVNQTQIESDQKTKALASGEIDNLHEVMITSKKASITMQTSVEVRNKVVEAYKEIMRMQV encoded by the coding sequence ATGCCAGATCTAAATACTATAACGGGATTACCGTCGATCCAATCAAGTACTCCCTCAATGAACACGGTCAACTCCCCTGCAGAGGCTCAAGTCAAGTTTGCTGATCAATTGAAAAATGCAATCGATAAAGTGAATCAAACCCAGATCGAATCGGATCAGAAAACAAAAGCCCTGGCAAGCGGTGAGATTGATAACCTGCATGAAGTGATGATTACTTCAAAGAAAGCCAGTATTACGATGCAAACATCGGTAGAGGTGAGAAATAAAGTGGTAGAAGCATATAAAGAAATTATGAGAATGCAAGTGTAA
- the fliF gene encoding flagellar basal-body MS-ring/collar protein FliF yields MKEKLVQYKNRITSFWKDRSKGQKAVILGGTGAILLIAALVSIFASSSKMVPLYKDLTIQEIGQIKTELDTRGVSYELEENGTSILVPEPQAETLLVDLAAAGLPSSGSIDYGFFSDNTSWGMTDNEFNMIKLDAMQSELANMMKGIGGIQDAKVMINIPEEEVFASETEQTASASIVLTVQPGYQMENSQIAALYNLASKSVPNLSKDNIVIMDQNFKYFDLNNPNSPESQDAYTYQQNVKKNIERDIKQDVQRMLGRMIGQQKVIATVTADVDFTKENRVEELVEPVDPDTMEGLPVSIERIEETYEGGVPEGGVPGAGEEDVANYPADADGSNGDYEMNRETINNEFNRIKRNIEESPFKVRDLGIQVAIDSTKGADEQGAVELLSAEEQQTVEEGVQSILNSMITTSINESYGEVNPEEKISIVFQEFSEQPSPPQPSPGIPMWMYAIGAVLVTVIVVLIVLLMRRKRQEEEEIYEDTVEEEIRPFVPGIEEKVTASTQQREQLEKMAKEKPEEFAKLLRSWIAEE; encoded by the coding sequence ATGAAAGAAAAACTAGTACAGTACAAAAATCGTATTACTTCGTTTTGGAAAGATAGAAGCAAAGGTCAGAAAGCGGTCATACTTGGTGGTACAGGAGCTATCCTGTTAATAGCAGCCCTGGTGAGTATATTCGCATCCAGTTCAAAAATGGTTCCTCTATATAAGGATTTAACAATACAGGAAATTGGACAAATTAAAACAGAACTGGACACCAGAGGAGTCTCATATGAATTGGAAGAAAACGGTACATCGATCCTTGTGCCAGAACCTCAGGCAGAGACCCTGCTTGTAGATTTAGCTGCGGCAGGACTTCCGAGCAGCGGTTCGATAGATTATGGGTTTTTTAGTGATAATACGTCATGGGGAATGACGGATAATGAGTTTAATATGATTAAGCTTGACGCGATGCAAAGCGAGCTTGCGAACATGATGAAGGGAATCGGTGGAATTCAGGATGCAAAAGTTATGATCAACATTCCAGAGGAGGAGGTGTTTGCATCCGAGACAGAGCAAACAGCCTCAGCTTCGATTGTACTGACTGTTCAACCTGGATATCAGATGGAGAACAGTCAAATAGCAGCACTTTATAACCTGGCTTCGAAATCCGTTCCTAACTTGTCTAAAGATAATATCGTAATCATGGATCAAAACTTTAAGTATTTTGATTTAAATAATCCAAATTCACCTGAAAGTCAGGACGCTTATACATATCAGCAGAATGTGAAGAAAAATATTGAACGTGACATTAAGCAGGATGTCCAGCGTATGCTTGGCAGGATGATTGGTCAGCAGAAAGTGATAGCAACCGTTACAGCAGATGTTGATTTTACAAAAGAAAATCGTGTCGAAGAACTGGTAGAGCCGGTTGACCCTGACACTATGGAAGGACTGCCGGTGAGTATTGAACGGATCGAAGAAACCTACGAAGGAGGAGTGCCTGAAGGGGGAGTCCCAGGTGCAGGAGAGGAAGATGTAGCGAACTATCCTGCTGATGCAGATGGATCTAACGGGGATTATGAAATGAACCGTGAAACGATCAATAATGAATTTAACCGCATTAAGAGAAATATTGAGGAAAGCCCTTTTAAAGTAAGGGATCTTGGAATTCAGGTAGCTATTGATAGTACTAAAGGTGCTGATGAGCAAGGGGCTGTTGAACTATTATCTGCGGAAGAGCAGCAAACCGTTGAGGAGGGTGTGCAGTCAATCCTTAACTCAATGATTACAACATCCATTAATGAAAGTTATGGAGAAGTAAACCCGGAGGAAAAAATATCAATCGTTTTTCAAGAGTTCAGTGAACAGCCTTCCCCTCCTCAGCCATCTCCTGGAATTCCAATGTGGATGTACGCAATAGGAGCTGTTCTTGTGACTGTTATTGTGGTGCTAATCGTTTTGTTAATGAGAAGAAAAAGGCAAGAAGAAGAAGAAATTTATGAAGACACTGTAGAAGAGGAAATACGTCCTTTTGTCCCAGGGATTGAAGAAAAGGTGACCGCTTCGACTCAGCAGAGAGAACAGTTAGAAAAGATGGCAAAAGAAAAGCCGGAAGAATTTGCTAAATTATTGCGATCGTGGATCGCGGAAGAATAA
- the fliG gene encoding flagellar motor switch protein FliG — MALKKSELSGKQKAAVLLISLGPDVAAQVYKHLNEEEIEQLTLEISSVQKVNSKEKEEIVEQFHQIALAQDYISQGGIGYAKTILEKALGEDEASNIIGRLTSSLQVKPFDFARKAEPSQILNFIQNEHPQTIALVLSYLDAAQSGQILSELPQELQADVARRIATMESTSPEIINQVEQILEKKLSATVTHDYTETGGIQAVVEVLNGVDRSTERTILDSLEIQDPELAEEIKKRMFVFEDIVSLDNRAIQRVIREVENEDLRLSLKISSDEVKNLVFSNMSQRMAETFEEEMEVMGPVRLRDVEEAQTRVVATIRRLEDVGEIVVARGGGDDIIV, encoded by the coding sequence ATGGCCTTAAAAAAGTCAGAGTTATCTGGAAAGCAGAAAGCAGCTGTCCTCTTAATCTCTTTAGGACCAGATGTAGCCGCACAGGTATACAAACACTTAAATGAAGAAGAAATAGAACAATTAACACTCGAAATATCTTCAGTTCAAAAAGTAAATTCAAAAGAGAAAGAAGAAATAGTAGAACAATTCCACCAGATTGCTCTGGCGCAGGATTATATTTCTCAAGGAGGGATTGGCTATGCCAAAACCATTCTTGAAAAAGCTTTGGGGGAAGACGAAGCATCCAACATTATCGGACGCTTGACCTCTTCTCTTCAAGTGAAGCCTTTTGATTTTGCAAGGAAAGCTGAACCATCTCAGATTTTGAATTTTATTCAGAATGAACACCCTCAAACGATTGCTCTCGTTTTATCTTATTTGGATGCAGCCCAGTCCGGCCAGATTCTTTCTGAACTTCCACAGGAGCTGCAAGCCGATGTTGCACGCAGAATTGCTACGATGGAATCGACTTCTCCAGAAATTATCAATCAGGTGGAACAAATACTTGAAAAAAAACTTTCAGCCACAGTAACCCATGACTATACAGAAACAGGCGGTATTCAAGCAGTGGTTGAAGTGCTCAATGGAGTCGATAGAAGTACGGAACGAACAATATTAGACTCATTAGAAATTCAGGATCCCGAACTAGCCGAGGAAATTAAAAAACGCATGTTCGTATTCGAGGATATTGTCTCACTTGATAATCGAGCCATTCAAAGAGTCATACGCGAAGTTGAAAATGAAGACCTTCGCTTATCCTTGAAAATTTCGAGTGATGAAGTTAAAAATCTAGTATTTTCCAATATGTCCCAGCGAATGGCTGAAACGTTTGAAGAAGAGATGGAAGTTATGGGACCTGTACGCTTACGTGATGTAGAAGAGGCTCAAACCAGAGTTGTGGCTACCATTAGACGTTTAGAAGATGTGGGTGAAATCGTGGTAGCGCGCGGCGGGGGTGACGACATTATTGTCTAG
- the fliH gene encoding flagellar assembly protein FliH, with product MSSFNQSSQRIIQIKPVEKLTPAVSVEENLCNEQEIAEQKREQAEKILEEAWEEASQLLQQAEHKIDADKKAWQEERVQLVQAAEKEGYEAGVTQGYQDYTEKLEEANHIIAKANQSYHSIVASSEETIVEIALRAAEKILNCHLEDHPESFSYLVKKVVTEVQEQPEVAIYVHPDQYSYIQSQAEELQRMTSLKTNLSIYVKDEMEPFSCVLESPFGRIDAGIDSQLKELREKVFRVVQEAVPYE from the coding sequence TTGTCTAGTTTCAATCAAAGTTCACAACGTATTATTCAGATTAAGCCTGTCGAAAAGCTAACACCAGCTGTATCCGTGGAAGAAAATCTTTGCAATGAACAAGAGATTGCAGAGCAAAAAAGAGAGCAAGCTGAAAAAATTTTAGAAGAGGCATGGGAAGAAGCTTCACAACTGCTTCAGCAAGCTGAGCATAAAATCGATGCAGATAAGAAAGCCTGGCAGGAAGAAAGAGTTCAATTGGTTCAGGCCGCAGAAAAAGAAGGATACGAGGCCGGTGTAACACAGGGTTATCAGGATTACACGGAAAAGTTGGAAGAAGCAAACCATATTATTGCGAAAGCGAACCAATCTTATCACTCGATTGTAGCATCAAGTGAAGAAACCATCGTCGAAATTGCTCTTCGTGCAGCTGAAAAAATATTAAATTGTCATTTGGAAGACCATCCAGAGTCTTTTTCGTACCTTGTTAAAAAAGTAGTTACGGAAGTTCAGGAGCAGCCTGAAGTAGCCATTTATGTGCATCCTGATCAATATAGCTATATACAGTCCCAGGCAGAAGAATTGCAGAGAATGACAAGTTTGAAAACCAACTTGTCTATCTATGTAAAAGATGAGATGGAGCCTTTTTCATGCGTGCTTGAATCCCCTTTTGGACGTATTGATGCTGGGATAGACAGTCAGCTGAAAGAATTGAGAGAGAAAGTTTTCCGTGTGGTTCAGGAGGCGGTCCCTTATGAATAA
- the fliI gene encoding flagellar protein export ATPase FliI: protein MNKDTYLQVIDRSDTFKRYGRIHRVVGLMVESKGPEASIGDLCYIHSHSDRNQSIAAEVVGFNQENILLMPYKEMRDISPGSLVEATGEPMKVKAGPGLIGKILDATGQPLDGRALPKGLTMYPTDQSPPNPLSRPTIKEPIQVGVRAIDSLLTVGKGQRVGIFAGSGVGKSTLMGMISRNSSADLNVIALIGERGREVREFIENDLGEDGLKRSIVIVATSDQPALMRTKGAYTATAISEYFRDLGYNVNLMMDSVTRFAMAQREIGLATGEPPTTKGYTPSVFALLPKLLERTGTSSKGTITAFYTVLVDGDDMNEPVSDTVRGILDGHFVLDRNLAEQGQFPAINILRSISRVMKQITSDEHKQSAERLRALLARYEENSELIQIGAYKKGSSKDIDQAIHYHPSIINFLKQGVQEPSSFEGSQDLLKQLFT, encoded by the coding sequence ATGAATAAGGATACTTATTTACAAGTTATTGATCGATCAGACACCTTTAAACGCTATGGGCGCATTCATCGGGTGGTAGGCTTGATGGTGGAGTCAAAAGGTCCGGAAGCTTCGATTGGAGATTTATGCTATATCCATTCACATTCTGACCGGAACCAGTCCATTGCTGCTGAAGTGGTTGGTTTCAATCAAGAGAATATTCTCCTTATGCCTTATAAAGAAATGCGAGATATCAGTCCTGGTAGTTTAGTAGAAGCAACAGGTGAACCCATGAAAGTTAAAGCAGGACCAGGATTGATAGGTAAGATTCTGGATGCGACAGGGCAGCCGCTGGACGGGCGTGCATTACCCAAAGGCTTAACGATGTATCCAACAGACCAGTCTCCGCCTAATCCGTTATCAAGGCCCACTATTAAAGAACCGATTCAAGTAGGAGTCCGTGCAATTGATTCTTTGTTAACGGTTGGAAAAGGACAACGTGTAGGTATATTTGCAGGAAGTGGGGTAGGTAAAAGTACCCTTATGGGAATGATCTCAAGAAACAGCTCTGCTGATTTAAATGTTATAGCCCTCATTGGTGAGCGTGGAAGAGAAGTGAGAGAATTCATTGAAAACGATCTCGGAGAAGATGGGCTAAAACGTTCCATCGTTATAGTAGCTACATCTGATCAGCCAGCTCTTATGAGAACTAAAGGAGCCTATACTGCTACTGCGATAAGCGAGTACTTTAGAGATCTTGGCTACAACGTCAATCTGATGATGGATTCCGTAACCCGCTTTGCCATGGCTCAGCGTGAAATCGGACTTGCGACAGGGGAGCCTCCCACGACTAAAGGTTACACACCTTCCGTATTTGCTCTCTTACCCAAGCTGCTTGAAAGAACCGGTACGAGCAGTAAAGGAACGATTACTGCTTTTTACACCGTGCTGGTTGATGGTGACGATATGAATGAACCGGTATCAGACACCGTGCGAGGGATACTTGATGGACACTTTGTACTGGATCGAAACCTAGCAGAACAAGGCCAATTTCCAGCAATAAACATATTGAGATCAATCAGCCGGGTAATGAAGCAGATTACATCAGATGAACATAAACAATCAGCCGAACGTCTTCGTGCTTTGCTTGCGAGGTACGAGGAAAATAGTGAACTGATTCAAATAGGAGCTTATAAAAAAGGCAGCAGTAAGGATATTGATCAGGCGATTCATTATCACCCTTCCATCATTAATTTTCTGAAGCAAGGTGTACAAGAACCTTCAAGTTTTGAAGGATCACAGGATTTGCTAAAACAGTTATTTACATAG
- the fliJ gene encoding flagellar export protein FliJ → MAHLRAFHKIKDLRDRERTEQEKQHQSRVETFEQKATQLYEVLKEKEEAEQSFHQTLSKRTIQAMTFIQHQQYIERLEERIDSLQPEVQDARQAMYNSQEKLTDAYVEVKKFEKLIEQKQKKHQKWVKDEENKQMDDLSMRQFLNFQSR, encoded by the coding sequence ATGGCTCATTTGCGTGCTTTTCATAAAATTAAGGATTTAAGGGACCGGGAGAGGACAGAGCAAGAGAAACAGCATCAATCTCGAGTCGAGACATTTGAACAGAAAGCAACCCAGCTGTATGAGGTATTGAAGGAAAAAGAAGAAGCTGAGCAATCATTCCATCAGACCCTTTCAAAAAGAACGATTCAGGCTATGACTTTTATTCAGCACCAGCAATACATAGAGCGCTTAGAGGAACGTATTGACTCGCTTCAGCCTGAAGTTCAAGACGCCCGCCAGGCCATGTACAACTCCCAGGAAAAATTAACAGACGCTTATGTAGAAGTGAAGAAATTTGAAAAGCTCATCGAACAAAAGCAGAAAAAGCATCAAAAATGGGTTAAAGATGAAGAAAATAAACAAATGGATGATTTGTCCATGAGACAATTTTTAAATTTCCAAAGTAGGTGA